A genomic region of Dreissena polymorpha isolate Duluth1 chromosome 4, UMN_Dpol_1.0, whole genome shotgun sequence contains the following coding sequences:
- the LOC127878755 gene encoding receptor-type tyrosine-protein phosphatase T-like, which produces MIWQQKIEKIVMLTNLFEFGTLKCLQYWPEDIKGVCKHGGVLIKYVGIKETFDYNIRSLEITKDGDTRGLKQFHFKSWPDNDVPDTTWSLVDFWRAVAKCNDTSTSPILVHCSSGVGRSGTFIALDNLIAQAKIENCVRPLYVVDALRQQRVNMVQTKEQYKYLHEALAEALLIGTHHWVTRQFESVYNFMIGKDIESSKTRIEQQFELITKSADYARGQNAAIATGLVYDHIVTQNEAMIMKATESKPQCIVLSALGESRAFIALTSLRDNTAENTWSLVGKKGCKTMIEFSNRSDGSLKVTYTLPIS; this is translated from the exons ATGATTTGGCAACAGAAGATTGAGAAAATAGTCATGCTTACAAATCTCTTTGAATTTGGAACG CTGAAGTGTCTTCAGTATTGGCCAGAAGATATAAAGGGTGTGTGCAAACACGGTGGTGTTCTTATCAAGTATGTCGGCATCAAGGAAACATTCGACTACAATATCAGATCACTTGAAATCACAAAG GATGGCGATACCAGGGGCCTCAAGCAGTTCCATTTCAAGTCCTGGCCTGATAACGACGTTCCAGATACAACGTGGAGTCTAGTGGATTTTTGGAGAGCTGTTGCTAAGTGCAACGATACCAGCACATCCCCCATTCTTGTTCATTGCag ttCGGGTGTTGGCCGCAGCGGAACTTTTATCGCTCTGGACAACTTGATTGCACAAGCAAAGATTGAAAACTGCGTCAGACCTCTCTACGTGGTTGATGCTTTACGGCAACAAAGAGTGAACATGGTCCAAACAAAG GAACAGTACAAATACCTGCATGAAGCTTTGGCAGAAGCCCTACTGATTGGTACGCATCACTGGGTTACCAGGCAGTTTGAAAGTGTCTACAACTTTATGATTGGAAAAGACATTGAGTCGTCGAAGACACGAATCGAGCAGCAGTTCgaa TTGATAACCAAAAGTGCAGATTACGCTAGGGGACAGAACGCAGCAATTGCAACTGGACTAGTATATGACCATATTGTGACTCAAA ACGAAGCCATGATTATGAAGGCGACGGAATCTAAGCCGCAGTGTATTGTCTTATCA GCACTTGGAGAGAGCAGAGCGTTTATAGCATTGACTTCCTTACGTGATAACACTGCAGAAAATACCTGGTCTCTTGTTGGGAAGAAGGGATGTAAAACAATGATCGAGTTTTCAAATCGTTCGGACGGATCGCTTAAGGTAACATACACACTACCCATATCTTAA